CCCGGGTTCGGCAGGCGGAACTGGAGACCGAGGCGAGCCAGTACGAGCTTCGGGGATTCGTCGAGGCACTGCTGGCCGACGCGGAGCGGGCCTACTGGCAGTATCTGCTGGCAGGACGACGGATTGCGATCTTCGAGCGTTCGCTGGAGTTTGCGCGTACGCAGGCGGACGAGGCGAGCCAGCGCGTGGAGGTTGGGGTGTTGCCCAGGAGCGAACTGGCGGCCTTCGAGGTGGAGGTTGCCGTTCGTGAGCAGGCGTTGATCGACGCACGTGCCGAGAAGGCGACGTCGCGGCTGGAGTTGTTGCGGCTGGTTGGCGCGCTCGGGGGACGTGGCGCGGATTCGATCGACCGTGAGGTAATTGCAACGACGATGCCCGAGGCGGAGGCGGCGCCAATCGATGACGTGGACGATCGGGTTGCATTGGCTCGCCTGATTCGCCCGGATCTGGCCGAGAGCCGGTTGCGCTTGGAGCAGAATCGGCTGGAGGTCATCGCGACGCGTCGAGGGCTCTTGCCGAGATTGGACGTGTTTGTTGCGCTTGGCAAGACGGGGTTCGCCGACAGCTTCGGACAGTCGGTAGACAACCTGAGCGACGAGACGTTCGATGCGACGGTGGGCGTGCGCTTCTCGCAGTCGCTGGGGCGGCTGGTGGCGCGCGGGGAACAGCGGGCGGCGATGGCCAGCCGGCAGCAGGCGGCGGCGGCCGTGGCGAATCTGGAGCAACTGGTTTCATATGACGTGCGGGTGGCCCTCAACGAGGTGGAGCGGGCTCGGCAGCAGATCTCGGCGAGCGCCACGACGCGGCGGCTCCAGGCTCGAACGGCCGAGGCGGAGCGTGATCGCTTCGAGGCTGGGGCCGGCACGTCGCTGCTGGTGGCGCAGGCACAGCGTGACCTGCTGGAAGCCGAGATCGCGGAAGTGGCGGCGGTGGTCGAGTATCGGCTGGCGCTGATCGACCTGTACGTGGCCGAGGGCAGCCTGCTTGACCGCCGCGGCATTACGATCGCGATGTCGTACTGATTTACTCGCAGCCGGCGTCGAAGGCGTTCTGGAAGGCGAGGAAGTCGAAGATGGTGAGTTCGCCGTCGCCGTCGAAGTCGGCGATGGGGTCCATGTCGTCAAAGGCGTTCTGGAAGGCGAGGAAGTCGAAGATGGTGAGCGTGCCGTCGCCGTCGAGGTCGGGGCGGCAGGTGGCGTCCGCGGCCAGGCGTTGGGCCAGGGCGCGTTGGGTGTCGTCGCTGGGGCGGTAGTACTGGCCCATGGCCCAGACGTCGCCGCCCGGGGTGACGTCCATGCTTCGGAACCACTGGTCGATGCCGTCGGTGGGTGCGGCGTCTATGCGTTGCCAGCTGCTGCCGTCGTACTTGAGCATAAGCTGACGCGGGCGGCCGTCGGCGTCTGCGTCGGTGCCGCTGGCGTAGACCTCTGTTGCCGACCGCGCGGCGACGGCGCGAAGCTCGGCGCGGCGGCCCTCAATGAACGGCACGTCGGCGCGCGTCCAAGATGAGCCATCCCAATGGAGTATGAGCGGCTGCGTTCCGTCGTCGGCGCCCATGAAGAGCGAGCCGACGGCCCAGACGTCGTCGCTGGCGATGGCCTCGACGCCGCCGAGCTGGCCGAATTCGCGGATGCCCACGTCGACGAGTTCCCAGCGATCGCCGCCGGTCCAGCGCACGATGTAGGGGGTCGGGCCGAAGGGGTCGGTGCTGCCGGTCTGCTGGGCGGCGCCCACGCCCCATGCGTCGTCCTCGGCTACGCCGTCGATGTCGCGGATGCTGTTGAACCCGCGGCCACCGAGCGTGGCGAGCGGCTCGACGTCGTAGGTTTCCCAGCCGGATCCGGTCCACTTGAGTGCAAGTCCAACGTTTCCGACGGCCGGTGGTGGCTCGAGCGAGCGGCGCAGTCCGCCGGCCCAGATGTCGTCGCCCGCGCGGCCGATGGCGTCAAGGCCCGATCCGCCCGTGAACTCGGGGCTGGAGATCTGCGACCATGAGCCACCTTCATATCGCATCACGAAGGTCTGACTCACGGAGATGGGCGAGTACGACCCCACCGCCAGCGCCTCGCCCGGGCCGATGGCCTCGACGTCTCGCATGAACGGCACGTCGTCCACCGTGGGCGGTTCGATGAATCTCCACCGCTGACCATCAAAGCGATAGGTCACCATCACCCGCTCGCGAAAGCCGCCGGCGGTGAAGTACTGGCCGTCGCCCACCGCCCACACCTCATCGTCCGCCCATGCGTCGACGCCGAAGGCGATGCTGATGGGGTAGGGCGATTCGGTCTGGAAGTGCTGCCAATCGCTGGATTGGGCGATCGCTGCTGATGAGATGGCGAGTATGAGCGTGTGTGCGATGCGATGCATGTGGTTCTCCGTTAGGCGCAGCCGGCGTCGAAGGCGTTCTGGAAGGCGAGGAAGTCGAAGAGCGTGAGCTCACCGTCGCCGTCGAAGTCGGCGCTTGGGTCGCCGGCGTCGAAGGCGTTCTGGAAGGCCAGGAAGTCGAAGAGCGTGAGCTCGCCGTCGCCGTCGAAGTCGGCGGGGCAAGCGGTTTCGCCGATGGCGCCCATCTTCCAGGCGGTCATGGTGGTCTGGCCGGTGGTGCCGTTGAAGGTTCGGGTGGTAACGTAGACGTTCGCCTGATCGTCGAAGTGCATCTCGCCCGGCGTGACGGCGGTGCTCGTGGCGCGGGCGATTTCGGATCCGGTTGCGGCGTCGAGCCGGAACAGGATGGTCGCGCCGCCGTAGGGAGGGGAGCCCGCCGAGCCCAGAAGCAGGACTTCGCCGGCGGGCGAGACGCGGATGCTGCTGGGCACGTCGTAGCAGCCGTGGCAGGTCTCGCCGAATTGGAAGGTCCATTCGAGGGCGCCCGAATCGGCATTGCGCTTGACGGCGTAGATGAGGTCGTTGAAGTTACTCTCGTTGCCGTCCAGGTCGGCGTCGCCGGCGATGTAGACGCCGCCGTTGTTGTCGATGGCGATTGTGCGTGCGTGGTCGTCGATGCCGAGTTGGTCGTAGGCGCGCCAGAGTTCGGCGCCGGTGTCGCCGTCGACCTTGACGGTCATGAAGGCGTCGCCGCCGTCCAGGCCCGTGCCGGTAACGTAGATGTCGCCCTGATCATCGACGACGAACACGTGGTTGTACTCTCCCGCGCGGGTGCCGTAGTTGTTCTCCCAGATGATCGAGCCGTCGGCGGGGTCGAGCTTGATGAGGTAGTAGTCGGGCTGGAGGTCGGCCATGACGGCGTTGGGCATCATGAGGACGCTGCCGTCGGCCATGGCGTGCATTTGTTCGGAGGAATCCTGCGAGTAGGGCCCCCAGGCGCCGCCGTCCCAGGTGGTTCCCCACTGCCGGGTTCCCTGCTCGTCGAAGCGCAGGATGAGCACGTCCGAGCCGTCGCCGTTGGTGCCCCCGCCGATCATGGCGTCGCCCCCGGGTAGGGCGACGATGTCGTAGCCGGCCTCGGAGGCGCCGGGGTTGAAGCGGTCGATGGTGGATTCGAGGATGTCGCCGGTCGACTGATCGAGTGAGAGCAGGAGCGTCTGCGCCCTGCTGCTCCAGTCCGGCGTGCTGCCGGTGACCAGCAGGCGGCCGGTGTCCGTGAGGGCAAGGGCGCGGGCCTGGTCATGCCAGTTGCCCGGACCGTTGTAGTCCAGACGCCAGCGGAGGTTGCCATCGGTGTCGAGTGAGGCCACCACGGCGTCGGTGTTTCCGGACGGACCGCTGATGCCGCAGAGGTAGAGATCGCCCGTCGCGGCATCGAGTTGTGCATCGAGCAGGCCGCCCGAGAGGTGGGTGCCGGTGTCCAAGCGGGTGATCCACAGGTGATCGATGGTCTGAGCGGTGGCCAGCGATGCCATTCCGGCGGTGCAGAGGATCGCGATCAGGGGGGCTTGGTGGTTCATGCGAGATGCCGTGCAAATGACGTGCCGTCGATCACAGCAGTTCATCGGGCATGGTCGGCGTGGACGTGGCCATGACGGGCCTTCGATGGCTCCATGTGGCCCGTCGCCGCACGGCTACTCGCAGCCCGCGTCGAACTCGTTTTGGAAGGCGAGGAAGTCGAAGATGGTGAGTTCGCCGTCGCCATCGAAGTCGGCGAGGGGATCGCCGGCGTCGAAGAGGTTCTGGAACATGAGGAAGTCGAAGATGGTGAGTTGGCCATCTTCGTCGAGGTCGACGCGGCATGGGGGCTCGCCGAAGGTGAGGCGGTAGGCTGCGCCGCCGGCGTCGAAGGGGCTGGCGGTGACGGTAATCTCCATGGAGAGCGGGCCGCGGTGGTCGAGGTAGACCTCGCCGCTGGACCATCGGTCGTCGGCGAAGGCTGCGTCGTAATCGGTGCCGATCTCGTCGCCGATCGTGGTGGGCTCGGAGCAATCGAATGCGTCGACAGTGCCAGCGCGGTCGACGAGACGAACGGAGAAGCGGTCGCCGGAGGTGAACGCGTCGGTGACCTGGAGCTGTGGGAACTCGTCGGTGATGAACAGGTCGATGGTGATGATGTCGCCGACGGGGCCGAAGGTGAAGCGGGTCCAGTCCTGGGCGTGGGCGGCGGCGGCGATGCAGCAGAATGCGGCCGTAGTGAGGGCGTGGCGAGGCGACATTGTGAGATCCTCCCTGTGACCTGGTGCGTGAGCCAGAGAATCTCCCTTATACCCGAAATCGCGCGGGCGATCAACGAGAAATTGGGCTGGCGGCGTGCTCGGTGATCAGGCGGGCAAGTTGGGAGGCCAGGGTCGACTTGGCGTCTTCAAAACTCGGGCAGGCGTCTCCAAGCAGGGCGAGCATGCTCGTGACGGGGCGGCCGGCCAGGCCGCAGGGGACGATGAGGTTGAAGTGATTGAGGTCTGGCGCGACGTTGAGGGCCAGGCCGTGCATGGTGACCCACTTGCGCACGCGGACGCCCATGGCGGCGATCTTGGCGGGTGGTGCTTCGGGTTGGGGTGAGACCCAGACGCCGGTGGCGGATTGGTCGCGCTCGCCTGAGATGTTGCACGTGGCGAGGGTGTCGATGACGGCTTGCTCGAGCAGGCGCATGTAGCCGTGCAGGCCGAGGGGCTTGCCGCTGGGTGCGGCGAGGCGTTCGAGGTCGAGGATTGGGTAGGCGACGATTTGGCCCGGGCCGTGGTAGGTGACGTCTCCGCCGCGGTCGGTCTGGTGGAGTTGGACGCCCATGGAGGCGAGGTGGTCGGCCGAGGCCAGCACGTGGTTGGCGGCGCCCGGGCGGCTGGTGACGGTGATGACCGGTTCGTGCTCGACGAGGTAGATCTCGCCCAGTTGGCCCTCTGGGTTGCCTCTGGCGGCGATGAGCTGGGCCTGGCGTGCCCGCTGGATCTCGAGGGCCGGGGCGTATTCGATGCGGCCGAGGTCGGTGATGGTGAGCCTGGGGTCGGGATCTGGCACGCTCGACGGTAGCTCCGGGGGCTCTACGATGGGTGCGATGCCGGCTACATCCCCAACCCATCACGAGACCGCCGAGATTCACCCGTCCGCCTACGTCGACCCGGAGGCGCACCTCGGCGAAGGCGTGATCGTGGGGCCTCGGTGCCACGTTGGCGCCGGGGTGAAGCTGGCCGAGGGCGTGCGGCTGATGGCATCGGCGCACGTAGAGGGCCCGGCGACCATCGGGGCGGGCACGCTGGTGTACCCGTACGCGGTGATCGGCATGCCGGGGCAGGACTTCAAGTTCTCACCGGGCGATCCGACGCTGGGCGTGAAGGTTGGCTCGGGGTGCGTGATCCGTGAGCATGTGACGATTCACGCGGCAACGAAAGGCGACCACCCCACCACCGTTGGGGACAAGTGCTACCTGATGGTGGCCAGCCACGTTGGGCATGACAGCGTGGTGGGCAACGGGGTGATCCTTGTGAACAGCGCGCTGCTGGCCGGACACGTGACGGTGGGCGACAACGCGATCCTGAGCGGGAACACGGCGGTGCACCAGTTCTGCCGGGTGGGACGGCTGGCGATCATCTCGGGCGGGGTGGCGACGGCGATGGACGTGCCGCCGTTCTGCCTGTGCGACCAGATCAATGCGACCAACGGGCTAAACCTGGTGGGGCTCCGTCGGGCTGGCGTACCCAAGGATTCGATCGACGCGATCCGATACGCTTTCCGCACGGTAATCTCCAAGAGCCTGCCGCGCGAGGAAGCCCTTGAGAAGTTGCGCACGCTGGGCGCGAACGATCCTTACGTGCTGGAGATGGCCGATTTTATCGCCACGAGCACGCGCGGCGTGGGGCGCGGGGCGGATCGGAACACGCGTCGTTCCGGCTGACATCGATCGACGTGCCCAAGGAGGGGCCGATGGTGCGTGACGCGAAGAATTCGCCGGCCGATGGGCCCGCGTTGTGCGTGCTGGCCAGCGGATCGAGCGGCAACTGCTCGGTGCTGCGCAGCGCCGATGGTCGGCTGGCGCTGATCGACGCGGGGCTGAGCCCCAGGCGGACGGCGGCGGCGCTCGCGCAGCTCGGGCATGGGCTGGAGGACGTGGACGCCATCGTGCTGACGCACCTGGACAGCGATCATTTCTATGCGTCGTGGGCGACCGCGGCGCGGAAGCTGGGACGCGGGGCGAGCGTGTGGGTGCATGCCTCGCACGCGCGGGCGCGGCGGCTGGAACCGCTGCACGAGAGCGGGCGGCTCAGGACCTTCGAGCGCGAGGCGTTCGAGCCGGTGCGGTCGGCGACGTTTGTCAGTCGTCTGGCGAGCCACGACGCCGAGGGCGTGGCGACGTTTCGGATCTCGACCCCCCAGGGCGAACTTGGCTTCCTGACCGACCTGGGCGAGGTGACCGATCGGCTGGTCGAGTTCCACCAAGGCGTGGGCGTGCTGGCGATCGAGAGCAACTACTGCCCGCGTTTGCAGGCGCGCTCGGAGCGGCCGGACTTCCTCAAGCGTCGCATCATGGGCGGGGCGGGGCACCTGAGCAACCAGCAGTGCCTGGGGGCGACCGAGGCGATCGCACCGGCCGAGCACGCGGTGTTCCTGCACCTGTCGCGCGAGTGCAACCGGCCGGAGATCGTGGGCGCGTTGCACGAGGGTGCGGACTATGCGCGGACGATCGCGTCGGCCGAGGCGCCCACGCGATGGGTGCCGATCGTTGGCGGGATGGCGGCGCGGCCGGTGACCCAGACGGCGCGGCCGGCGCCCATGACGCTGTTCGGGCCGGCGCCATGAGCGGACAGGGGCTGGGCGGCGGACTCGGCGGCACGGCGGCGGGGTATCGCAACACGAGCGGGCGGCGCCTGGAAGACGCGCGTGGCGGTGAGCCAAGGTCGGCCGAGCGCGGAGCGCACCGGTTGTGGCGGTGGCTGGCCGGGCTGCTGCGGACGCGGCGGGTTGTGACCATCCAGGGCGTTCGCTACGAGGAATTGGACGCCGTGCCGCTGCGGCGGGCGCTCTCGCGCGGGATGGGCAAACGCTACCGCGTGCGCTTTGCCGACCGGGCCAAGATGGTGCTGGAGGTCAGCGGCAGCCGACCCATCGCCGACCTGCTGGGCGCGGGCGACCTGGGCGAGTTCACGCTGATCGATCCCCTGATGCGGCCGGGCGACCGCGTGCTGCTGCTGCACGCGGGCACCGGGCACGGACCGGCGTGGCTGAGCGAGCGGCTGGGGCCCACCGGGGCGCTGGTGGCCCTGGAGCCCGACGCGGCCAGCGTGCGCTACGCGCGGCACCGCTACGACCCGGCCAATACCTCGCTGGAAGTGTGCGACCTGCAAGCCAGCAGCGGGGTGCCGCCCGCGCTGGCGGGCGAGTTGGACGGGGCCTTCGACGGCGTGGTGCACCGGCGGCTGCCAGCCGAGGGGCCGCTGCGCGAGGCGCAGCTGGCCGAGTGCTGGCGGCTGCTGGGCCCGGGGGGGGCGATGGTGGTGCTGCTGGCGGCGCCCAGCGGGCACCATGACCCGCGCGAGGACCCCAGGCTGCCGGGGCTCGAGGCCCAGCTGCGCGAGCTCATGGACGCCCACCCGCCCGGGGCCACCCGGATGGAGCGCGTGCGGGCGCACGCGCGGTGCGGGTTGCTGGTGGAGCGTGGCTACGACGACGAGGCGCCGCTCGGCCCGCCGCCGACGCACCAAGACGGTGACGGCGTTGGGGATGGGGACGAGGGCCAGCGCGTCTAGCCCATCGTGGGCGACCGGCCGGATTGCTCAGCGCTGCGGGCCGGTCAGGGCGCGCAGCACGCCGAGGGTGCCGGCGGTGGCGGCGGCGAGGGCCTGGTCTCCCGGCGTGCCCGGGCGCAGCTCGACGGTCAGCACGGCGCGGCCGGCCTCCTGGCCGTACCAGGTGCCCAGCGATCCGGGGGGATTGGTGAAGTCGGCGTGCACGCGCCACGCCGGGTCGACGGTCGATGCGGCGCGCACGAAGGCCCGAGCCAGATCGTCGGCCGGTTGCGGCCCATCGGGATCGACGAAGGGGCCGCCGTCGGTGGCGTGGAAGACGATGATCACGTCGGGGCTGGTGCGCTGCACGTAACGGTGCACGGCGGCGGCCTCGGGCTCGCTGAGGGGAGTGGGACCGTGGGCGGTCGAGGGGCGGAAGTTGCCGGCCGGCCAGTTGCGGTTGAGGTCCACGCCCCGCGCGTTGCCGCGGCGGGACTGTGCGAAGCCGTCGGGGTTCATGGTGTCGATGGCGTGGAGGGTTACGCGATCGCCGTAGCCGGCGGTGGTCAGGCGCAGCCACAGGTCGTCGAAGCGCTGGTAGACCTCGGCCTCGTCGCCGTGGATGAGGCCGATGATGAGCACGTTGGTTGGCCCCGCGCCGTGGGTGCGCACGAAGATGGGGCGGGCTTCTCTTGAGACGCCGAGTTGCGTGGCGCCCGATTCGAGCGCGGGCGGGGCGGGCATGTCGACGCGGTCGCCGGGTCGTGCGATGTAGTCCTGGGGGCGGGTGGCGCATCCCGAGAGCGTGCAGGCGGAGAGGGTGAGGACGAGGACGGTGCGGGTGCGTGTCATGGCGGGGCAGGATAGCGTGGGCGGCGGGCAGGTCGATGGGCATCGTGCGACCGCCGTGCGCCGACGTTCGACGCCTGTGCGGAGCCGCCGCGAAGCGCGCCCCCTCGACAAGAGCGCCGGCCGGTCTTCGGGGGTTGACCGGCCGGCGTCGCGTAAAGGGAAGGTGATTCGCAAGGCAGGCGGGCCCGGGCTCCAGCGTACGAAGGGTGCGAGCCCGGGCCGCCTGGGTGTTGGTGGCTTACGAGCAGCCGGCGGCAAAGCCGTTCTGGAAGCACAGGAAGTCGAACAGGTCCAGGCTGCCGTTGCGGTCGCAGTCGGCGGCGGTCTCGCCCGCGTCGAAGGCGTTCTGGAAAGCGAGGAAGTCGAACAGCGTGAGCTCGCCGTCGAGGTCGAAGTCGGCGTAGCAGCTCTGGATGATGCGGTCCTCGCCCCCCTCGGGGTAGGCCGTCATGCTGATCGTGCCCATCAGCGTGTCCTCGATCATGCTGGCCAGGCTCTGCTGGTAGCTCACGCCAAGCGTGGTGAAGGGCAGGCCGCGGAAGGGGTACTGGTCTCCGCCGCGGGCGAGGAAGTCGACGATGGCGACGTCGACGTCTGGCGCGGCGGGGACGACCATGCCATCCTCGACGATGGCGGTGCCGTCGCTGAGAGTGACGTTGCGGATGCGCTCGCCGGGGGTGGTGACCATGAGGTCGCCGTCCAACACCTGGGCCTGCTGGCGCCAGTCGAACTCGAGCGTGAAGCCGGCGATCTGCGCAAAGCGGCCGTTGGACTCGCCCTGGCGGCTGACGGCGTTCTCGAGGATCTCCTTGAACTGCTCGGCGGGAACATTGGGCACGATGGTGATGAAGTTGCTGAAGGGCAGGATGTCGAAGGTGTCCAGCTCGGTGATCTCGCCCGACGCGATGATGCTGTCGTTGCGGATGCCGCCACCGTTGGCCAGCGCCACGTCGGGCGCATCGACGCCGAAGGTGGCGGCGAGGTTGATGCCGGTGGTCAGGAACGAGTCGGCGATGAGGTTGCCCAGGTTGGTCTCGATGTTGCGCACGCTCGAGCGGCGGCCGTCGAGGTCGACCTCGCTGAAGCCGATGACGTTGGCGGCGAGCGCCGCAACGCCCGCGGCCACGGGGTCGACGACCTCGGCCTGGATGATGGGGTCAGCGGCGACGGCGTCGGGGCTGACGCCCGAGACGCGCACGGGGCCGGACGCATCGAGGATCTCGGTGAGGTTGCCTTCGGCGTCGAAGCCGAGGATGAGGCGGCCGACGTAGCGGTAATCGCCGCTGGTGGTGACGATCGGGATGTCGTTGCCGTCGGCGTCGGTGCCGAAGATGGGGTAGCCGCTCTGGCCGGCGACCTCGTCGGGCGTGTCGCCGGGGACGAGCAGGTCGCCGGGGTTGGCCAAGAGCTCCCCGCCGCCGCCGCCGACGATGGCGTCGACGCCGCGGAGGGTCTGGATGAGGCCGAGCTCTTCGGTGAGGCCCTGGAGGTGGCTCGACAGGATGATGATGTCGACGCCGCCCAAGGTGAGTGCGTCGACCTCGGCCTGGATGATGGTGGTTAGCTCGTCGCTCACGGTGACGCCGCGGGGGCTG
This portion of the Phycisphaerales bacterium genome encodes:
- a CDS encoding 5'-nucleotidase C-terminal domain-containing protein, whose amino-acid sequence is MTNRFTSASLLLAVAAGTASAQTDFYLHLLHHNDGESQLIDAGSGLEDFGGVARFATVVSNLRTEATTFPAGSFARGSLLITSGDNFLPGPEFSVSLDRGVPFFDTVALDLIGYDAFIIGNHEFDFGPDILEDFIAGFSTNPAPFLSANLDFSAEPGLQALVDGGRIAPSTVVDVMTDAGVRRVGVIGATTPALPFISSPRGVTVSDELTTIIQAEVDALTLGGVDIIILSSHLQGLTEELGLIQTLRGVDAIVGGGGGELLANPGDLLVPGDTPDEVAGQSGYPIFGTDADGNDIPIVTTSGDYRYVGRLILGFDAEGNLTEILDASGPVRVSGVSPDAVAADPIIQAEVVDPVAAGVAALAANVIGFSEVDLDGRRSSVRNIETNLGNLIADSFLTTGINLAATFGVDAPDVALANGGGIRNDSIIASGEITELDTFDILPFSNFITIVPNVPAEQFKEILENAVSRQGESNGRFAQIAGFTLEFDWRQQAQVLDGDLMVTTPGERIRNVTLSDGTAIVEDGMVVPAAPDVDVAIVDFLARGGDQYPFRGLPFTTLGVSYQQSLASMIEDTLMGTISMTAYPEGGEDRIIQSCYADFDLDGELTLFDFLAFQNAFDAGETAADCDRNGSLDLFDFLCFQNGFAAGCS
- a CDS encoding MBL fold metallo-hydrolase — translated: MRDAKNSPADGPALCVLASGSSGNCSVLRSADGRLALIDAGLSPRRTAAALAQLGHGLEDVDAIVLTHLDSDHFYASWATAARKLGRGASVWVHASHARARRLEPLHESGRLRTFEREAFEPVRSATFVSRLASHDAEGVATFRISTPQGELGFLTDLGEVTDRLVEFHQGVGVLAIESNYCPRLQARSERPDFLKRRIMGGAGHLSNQQCLGATEAIAPAEHAVFLHLSRECNRPEIVGALHEGADYARTIASAEAPTRWVPIVGGMAARPVTQTARPAPMTLFGPAP
- the lipB gene encoding lipoyl(octanoyl) transferase LipB, with the protein product MPDPDPRLTITDLGRIEYAPALEIQRARQAQLIAARGNPEGQLGEIYLVEHEPVITVTSRPGAANHVLASADHLASMGVQLHQTDRGGDVTYHGPGQIVAYPILDLERLAAPSGKPLGLHGYMRLLEQAVIDTLATCNISGERDQSATGVWVSPQPEAPPAKIAAMGVRVRKWVTMHGLALNVAPDLNHFNLIVPCGLAGRPVTSMLALLGDACPSFEDAKSTLASQLARLITEHAASPISR
- a CDS encoding TolC family protein, with the translated sequence MIGCRSVLACAGLASLVAIAGCARTAIDVFEPDWGAELDEEQRRFRPQPTPAFAVEGEPVQVEAAAAEAGPLELSLERTVMLALARNPDLRVAELGPAVAGAFELVERGAFDPEVFAEASLGTEELVESARATGEQFPVRGDTREVIAGVRQSLPSGTDVELSVSQDRIASNRAPTQESARVGLTVTQSLLRGFGPAANLARVRQAELETEASQYELRGFVEALLADAERAYWQYLLAGRRIAIFERSLEFARTQADEASQRVEVGVLPRSELAAFEVEVAVREQALIDARAEKATSRLELLRLVGALGGRGADSIDREVIATTMPEAEAAPIDDVDDRVALARLIRPDLAESRLRLEQNRLEVIATRRGLLPRLDVFVALGKTGFADSFGQSVDNLSDETFDATVGVRFSQSLGRLVARGEQRAAMASRQQAAAAVANLEQLVSYDVRVALNEVERARQQISASATTRRLQARTAEAERDRFEAGAGTSLLVAQAQRDLLEAEIAEVAAVVEYRLALIDLYVAEGSLLDRRGITIAMSY
- a CDS encoding GC-type dockerin domain-anchored protein produces the protein MHRIAHTLILAISSAAIAQSSDWQHFQTESPYPISIAFGVDAWADDEVWAVGDGQYFTAGGFRERVMVTYRFDGQRWRFIEPPTVDDVPFMRDVEAIGPGEALAVGSYSPISVSQTFVMRYEGGSWSQISSPEFTGGSGLDAIGRAGDDIWAGGLRRSLEPPPAVGNVGLALKWTGSGWETYDVEPLATLGGRGFNSIRDIDGVAEDDAWGVGAAQQTGSTDPFGPTPYIVRWTGGDRWELVDVGIREFGQLGGVEAIASDDVWAVGSLFMGADDGTQPLILHWDGSSWTRADVPFIEGRRAELRAVAARSATEVYASGTDADADGRPRQLMLKYDGSSWQRIDAAPTDGIDQWFRSMDVTPGGDVWAMGQYYRPSDDTQRALAQRLAADATCRPDLDGDGTLTIFDFLAFQNAFDDMDPIADFDGDGELTIFDFLAFQNAFDAGCE
- the lpxA gene encoding acyl-ACP--UDP-N-acetylglucosamine O-acyltransferase, with protein sequence MPATSPTHHETAEIHPSAYVDPEAHLGEGVIVGPRCHVGAGVKLAEGVRLMASAHVEGPATIGAGTLVYPYAVIGMPGQDFKFSPGDPTLGVKVGSGCVIREHVTIHAATKGDHPTTVGDKCYLMVASHVGHDSVVGNGVILVNSALLAGHVTVGDNAILSGNTAVHQFCRVGRLAIISGGVATAMDVPPFCLCDQINATNGLNLVGLRRAGVPKDSIDAIRYAFRTVISKSLPREEALEKLRTLGANDPYVLEMADFIATSTRGVGRGADRNTRRSG
- a CDS encoding GC-type dockerin domain-anchored protein; the protein is MSPRHALTTAAFCCIAAAAHAQDWTRFTFGPVGDIITIDLFITDEFPQLQVTDAFTSGDRFSVRLVDRAGTVDAFDCSEPTTIGDEIGTDYDAAFADDRWSSGEVYLDHRGPLSMEITVTASPFDAGGAAYRLTFGEPPCRVDLDEDGQLTIFDFLMFQNLFDAGDPLADFDGDGELTIFDFLAFQNEFDAGCE
- a CDS encoding GC-type dockerin domain-anchored protein — protein: MNHQAPLIAILCTAGMASLATAQTIDHLWITRLDTGTHLSGGLLDAQLDAATGDLYLCGISGPSGNTDAVVASLDTDGNLRWRLDYNGPGNWHDQARALALTDTGRLLVTGSTPDWSSRAQTLLLSLDQSTGDILESTIDRFNPGASEAGYDIVALPGGDAMIGGGTNGDGSDVLILRFDEQGTRQWGTTWDGGAWGPYSQDSSEQMHAMADGSVLMMPNAVMADLQPDYYLIKLDPADGSIIWENNYGTRAGEYNHVFVVDDQGDIYVTGTGLDGGDAFMTVKVDGDTGAELWRAYDQLGIDDHARTIAIDNNGGVYIAGDADLDGNESNFNDLIYAVKRNADSGALEWTFQFGETCHGCYDVPSSIRVSPAGEVLLLGSAGSPPYGGATILFRLDAATGSEIARATSTAVTPGEMHFDDQANVYVTTRTFNGTTGQTTMTAWKMGAIGETACPADFDGDGELTLFDFLAFQNAFDAGDPSADFDGDGELTLFDFLAFQNAFDAGCA
- a CDS encoding M14 family zinc carboxypeptidase — translated: MTRTRTVLVLTLSACTLSGCATRPQDYIARPGDRVDMPAPPALESGATQLGVSREARPIFVRTHGAGPTNVLIIGLIHGDEAEVYQRFDDLWLRLTTAGYGDRVTLHAIDTMNPDGFAQSRRGNARGVDLNRNWPAGNFRPSTAHGPTPLSEPEAAAVHRYVQRTSPDVIIVFHATDGGPFVDPDGPQPADDLARAFVRAASTVDPAWRVHADFTNPPGSLGTWYGQEAGRAVLTVELRPGTPGDQALAAATAGTLGVLRALTGPQR